In Arenicella xantha, the genomic window GTCGCACCTTATCTGTATGCCCTACCCGATCAAGATGCCGTGAGACACGCTTTTCGCGTGGCATCGGGGCTCGATTCAATGGTTATCGGTGAGCCACAGATACTCGGACAAATGAAAACCGCATTTGCCACCGCACACAAAAACGGCAACACCGGCAAGGTCCTCAACCGCCTATTTCAACACACATTTTCGGTTGCAAAAGAAGTCCGTACCAGCACACACATTGGTAGCCACGCGGTATCCGTCGCATACGCTGCCGTAGCACTATCGAAACAAATTTTCTCAGATATTGCGCAGCAAACAGTATTACTGATTGGCGCCGGTGAAACTATCGAGCTAACCTGTCGCCACCTTTACGCACAAGGCGTCAGAGATATTATTGTCGCCAATCGCACACTGGCACGAGCCGAAGGGCTAGCTAAGGAATTCGGCGCATCGGTAATTTCCTTGCATGAGCTACCGACTCGACTACCTGACGCCGACATGGTATTCAGCTCAACCGCGAGCACCTTACCAATTCTAGGCAAGGGCGCCTTCGAGAGCGCACTTAAAAAGCGCCGAAACAAGCCGATGTTTGTGGTCGACCTTGCGGTACCCCGCGATGTAGAAACAGAGGTTGGCGACCTTAACAATGTATACCTGTATACCGTTGATGATTTAAATCAAGTCGTCACAGAGAACTTAAAATCTCGGCAAGACGCCGCGATCGAAGCGGAAAAAATTGTCGAAGAGCACACGCTCAACTTCATGCACTGGTTTGAAAATCTGCAATCGATCCCAACCATTCGTCAATTACGTGATCGCACTAGCCAAATCACGCAACACGAGCTCGCATCTGCGCAAAGACGCTTGGCCGCTGGCGAAGACCCAGCCACAATACTTGAACATTTCGCTCATTCATTGTCACGAAAATTCATGCATCATCCTACGGAATCGTTGCGACAAAAGCACGATGAAGCCTTACTTCTCGCTACCCGAGAATTATTTGGGCTAGACAAAAAAAATAATAAATAAACAAGCAGAGAACCCCTGTGAAAGAATCCATTCGTTTTAAACTCGAGAGTTTGGTCGAGCGCCAAGAAGAACTAAACGTGTTGCTGTCTCAACCCGACACCATGAGCGACCAAAATAAGTTCCGCAAACTCAGTATAGAGCTTTCTGAAATTGGGCCTCTGATCGAGAACTACTTAGAATATAAAGGTCTTGAAGAAGACGCCGAAGCCGCCTCTATGATGATGGAGGAAGATGACAAAGATATGCGTAAGATGGCGCATGACGAACTACAAGAAATAAAACAGCGTCAAGAGCAATTGCTTAGCGAACTGCAAAAACTACTGCTGCCTAAGGATCCTAATGACGACAATAATATATTCTTAGAGATTCGCGCTGGAACTGGCGGTGATGAAGCCGCCATCTTTTCTGGCGATCTATTTAAAATGTATCAAACCTATGCCGAATCGCAAAAATGGCGAGTTGAAGTGTTGAGCAAAAACCTCGGTGAACACGGCGGATACAAAGAAATTATTTCACGTATAGAAGGCCACGGAGCCTATTCAAAACTGAAATTCGAATCCGGCGCGCACCGTGTACAACGAGTACCCGAAACCGAAACTCAAGGGCGAGTACATACCTCAGCCTGCACCGTAGCGATTCTGCCGGAAGCCGACGAGGTTGGTGATGACATGGAGATCAACCCAAGTGACCTGCGGATCGACACATACCGAGCATCAGGCTCCGGCGGACAACACGTAAACAAAACCGATTCAGCGGTGCGCCTTACGCATATTCCGACCGGCACCGTTGTCGAATGCCAAGACGAACGGTCACAACACAAGAATAAAGCACGCGCAATGTCGATGTTAAAAGCACGAATACTCGATGCCGAACGCCAAGCACAAGATGCCGAGCAAGCTGAAACTCGTAAGAGCCTAGTTGGCAGTGGCGACCGGTCAGAGCGAATTCGCACATACAACTACCCACAAGGCCGCGTTACCGATCACCGAATCAACTTAACACTGTATAAGCTCGATACCATTATGGCTGGTGATTTGGGCCAAATTGTCGATCCACTCACAACTGAGCATCAGGCCAACCTCTTGGCGGAACTAGGTGACGATGCCTAATGACGTTAGCATCGCCCACCTATCAGGGCTTAATTAACGACGCAGCGCAACAACTTCACGAGACTTCAGACACGCCAAGGATCGATGCTGAAGTCTTGTTGCAGCATATTGTGCAGCGCAATATGGCATGGATCATTGCTTACGGCGATACCATCGCCACGCCGCAGCATATTCGCGAGTACTATATCGTCATAGAGCAGCGCCGACAGGGTCAGCCGGTTGCCTATTTAATCGGCTATCGTGATTTTTGGACGTTAACCTTAGCGGTCAGCCCAGCGGTGTTAATCCCACGACCAGACACCGAAGTGCTAGTCGAAAATGCATTGGCGCGGTTACCCGAGAACACGCCATTAAACATTTTGGACATGGGAACCGGCAGTGGCGCGATTGCGCTGTCATTGGGGAAGGAACGACCACTCGCGCAAGTACTAGCAACCGACCTAATGCCCGACGCACTTCAGATTGCACGCGCTAATGCTCAGTCGAATCAAGTCGATAATGTCACTTTTTTACTCAGCAACTGGTGTGAGAACATTCCACTGCACGCTCAATTCGATTTAATTGCATCAAACCCACCGTATATTGAACCGGACGATGAGCATTTACAGCAAGGCGACCTTCGTTTCGAACCGACAACCGCGCTGATTGCAACAGACCATGGGCTTGCCGACCTGAACACGATTGTTGAGGGTTGCCGACACTACTTAAAACCAAACGGCTGGTTAATTTTAGAGCATGGCTACAACCAAGCTGATGCGCTCGCAAAAAAGATGCGACAGTGCGGCTTTAGCGACATCCAATTGCATACCGATCTGAATAATCTCCCTAGGTGCA contains:
- the hemA gene encoding glutamyl-tRNA reductase, producing MRALIGHTVPTIDLMHVLSVGLNHTTAPIAVRERAAVAAEHLNDALSDIAQLAEIEEATILSTCNRTEVYCQVPEGGVNIVSQWLCDFHQLQRDEVAPYLYALPDQDAVRHAFRVASGLDSMVIGEPQILGQMKTAFATAHKNGNTGKVLNRLFQHTFSVAKEVRTSTHIGSHAVSVAYAAVALSKQIFSDIAQQTVLLIGAGETIELTCRHLYAQGVRDIIVANRTLARAEGLAKEFGASVISLHELPTRLPDADMVFSSTASTLPILGKGAFESALKKRRNKPMFVVDLAVPRDVETEVGDLNNVYLYTVDDLNQVVTENLKSRQDAAIEAEKIVEEHTLNFMHWFENLQSIPTIRQLRDRTSQITQHELASAQRRLAAGEDPATILEHFAHSLSRKFMHHPTESLRQKHDEALLLATRELFGLDKKNNK
- the prfA gene encoding peptide chain release factor 1; protein product: MKESIRFKLESLVERQEELNVLLSQPDTMSDQNKFRKLSIELSEIGPLIENYLEYKGLEEDAEAASMMMEEDDKDMRKMAHDELQEIKQRQEQLLSELQKLLLPKDPNDDNNIFLEIRAGTGGDEAAIFSGDLFKMYQTYAESQKWRVEVLSKNLGEHGGYKEIISRIEGHGAYSKLKFESGAHRVQRVPETETQGRVHTSACTVAILPEADEVGDDMEINPSDLRIDTYRASGSGGQHVNKTDSAVRLTHIPTGTVVECQDERSQHKNKARAMSMLKARILDAERQAQDAEQAETRKSLVGSGDRSERIRTYNYPQGRVTDHRINLTLYKLDTIMAGDLGQIVDPLTTEHQANLLAELGDDA
- the prmC gene encoding peptide chain release factor N(5)-glutamine methyltransferase; amino-acid sequence: MTLASPTYQGLINDAAQQLHETSDTPRIDAEVLLQHIVQRNMAWIIAYGDTIATPQHIREYYIVIEQRRQGQPVAYLIGYRDFWTLTLAVSPAVLIPRPDTEVLVENALARLPENTPLNILDMGTGSGAIALSLGKERPLAQVLATDLMPDALQIARANAQSNQVDNVTFLLSNWCENIPLHAQFDLIASNPPYIEPDDEHLQQGDLRFEPTTALIATDHGLADLNTIVEGCRHYLKPNGWLILEHGYNQADALAKKMRQCGFSDIQLHTDLNNLPRCTSARLPHQH